Proteins encoded in a region of the Deinococcus hopiensis KR-140 genome:
- a CDS encoding MFS transporter, whose amino-acid sequence MFILLVHGSFARLWWAGLISMIGSWMLSAALPAQVYLQTRSVPAATLMFLASTLPRVLLGAWGGVVADRWPRQRVLLVSNLLAGLALLPLFLGASALPPLWAVVTSSALLALVTLPAGPAENALLPTLVPDTELPRANALNALNNNLARLIGPAVGGGLLATLSLRAVVLADLLSFLLAAALLLGVRRDTAPVRKAGGRLPAALREGLQVVRGSGPLRLLVGLAGLAAVGEGIFGTLLAPFVTEVMRGDARTYGLIVGVQAVGGLLGGALAAHWAARLNPVALLVGGGVGLGLGDLAFFALPLVSGAHWPPLLVMALVGVPAAASGAGWTTLVQRLSPDTAQGRVFGLAGHLMAVGVLLGTGVASLARGPQEILLTICMHGALQLLVGLWALRLTNGRA is encoded by the coding sequence ATGTTCATCCTGCTTGTCCACGGTTCATTCGCCCGCCTGTGGTGGGCCGGGCTGATCAGCATGATCGGCAGTTGGATGCTCTCAGCGGCCCTGCCGGCCCAGGTCTATCTGCAAACCCGGTCGGTACCAGCCGCCACGCTGATGTTTCTGGCCAGCACCCTGCCCCGGGTGTTGCTGGGAGCCTGGGGCGGCGTAGTTGCTGACCGCTGGCCCCGGCAGCGGGTGCTGCTGGTCAGCAACCTGTTGGCCGGGCTGGCGCTGTTGCCATTGTTCCTAGGAGCGTCCGCCTTGCCGCCACTGTGGGCCGTCGTGACGTCTTCGGCACTGCTGGCGCTGGTGACCCTCCCTGCCGGCCCAGCCGAAAACGCCCTGCTCCCCACGCTGGTCCCGGATACCGAGCTGCCCCGCGCCAACGCGCTGAATGCCCTGAACAACAACCTCGCGCGGCTGATTGGTCCGGCGGTGGGGGGTGGCTTGCTGGCCACCCTGAGCCTCCGGGCGGTCGTGCTGGCCGACCTCCTGTCCTTTCTGCTGGCAGCGGCGCTGCTGCTGGGCGTACGGCGCGACACCGCTCCGGTCCGAAAAGCAGGAGGGCGGCTGCCCGCTGCGCTGCGCGAGGGTCTCCAGGTGGTGCGGGGTTCGGGACCCTTGCGGCTGCTGGTGGGGCTTGCAGGCCTCGCGGCAGTGGGCGAGGGCATCTTCGGCACCCTGCTTGCCCCCTTTGTCACGGAGGTGATGCGCGGTGATGCCCGCACCTACGGCTTGATTGTGGGTGTGCAGGCGGTCGGGGGCCTGCTCGGCGGGGCGTTGGCAGCGCATTGGGCGGCCCGCCTGAACCCCGTGGCGTTGCTGGTGGGCGGGGGCGTGGGCCTGGGCCTCGGCGATCTGGCGTTCTTTGCGCTGCCGCTGGTGTCGGGGGCCCACTGGCCGCCGCTGCTGGTGATGGCGCTGGTGGGGGTGCCCGCGGCCGCCAGCGGCGCGGGCTGGACCACGCTGGTGCAGCGCCTGAGCCCAGACACCGCGCAGGGACGCGTCTTCGGGCTGGCCGGACACCTGATGGCGGTGGGGGTGCTGCTGGGCACGGGCGTGGCCAGCCTGGCGCGCGGACCGCAGGAGATTTTGCTCACCATATGTATGCACGGCGCGTTGCAACTGCTGGTGGGGCTCTGGGCCCTGCGGCTGACGAACGGTCGAGCGTGA
- a CDS encoding TolB family protein, protein MLARLLAFSVILLLSAASAATAPLVANISGDLWSWTAVRGWAQLTRWGHNGPPALSPDGRTVAYASVTEAAVRARGAQGNLTWTPTNIWLLDLTAHRATRLTTQPPGERGDEGLIRSTPAWSPDGHFLAWTQKDTGRVELKHTLALYSVLGGAVQVKATEALADVGENIGSEVLWTPAGLVVRGPVERVPGAYLRNPSQAMGSGLPVDTGVSVLDAAGRVVRRAIVAGGGHPVRRGTAVYLTVFGGAHLFSLTGGSDVSRPGTAAPSRTPESLVAVRAPNGLSVRFVVRTGELSCQLLSAGRLVRQWACGGVSTGSPEIYHGDFDGALTVALSPDGEQASYVRDGAIFVHDGRTERRIRDLKGGEVVYGLTWGPAEFRLP, encoded by the coding sequence ATGCTCGCGCGCCTGCTGGCCTTCTCCGTGATCCTGCTGCTCTCCGCCGCTTCTGCCGCCACGGCTCCCCTGGTCGCCAATATCTCGGGCGACCTGTGGTCCTGGACCGCGGTTCGGGGCTGGGCTCAGCTGACCCGCTGGGGCCACAACGGCCCGCCCGCCCTGTCTCCCGACGGCCGCACGGTTGCCTACGCCTCGGTCACCGAGGCGGCCGTGCGGGCCCGGGGTGCCCAGGGGAACCTGACCTGGACCCCAACGAACATCTGGCTGCTCGACCTCACCGCGCACAGGGCCACCCGCCTCACCACCCAGCCTCCGGGGGAACGGGGCGACGAGGGCCTGATTCGCTCCACCCCCGCCTGGTCTCCGGACGGCCACTTCCTCGCGTGGACCCAGAAAGACACCGGCAGGGTAGAACTCAAGCACACGCTGGCGCTGTATTCCGTCCTGGGCGGTGCGGTGCAGGTCAAAGCGACAGAAGCCCTCGCCGACGTCGGCGAGAATATCGGCTCGGAGGTCCTCTGGACTCCAGCCGGGCTGGTGGTCCGCGGCCCAGTAGAGCGTGTCCCCGGGGCATACCTGCGCAACCCGTCGCAGGCGATGGGATCGGGACTTCCCGTCGATACGGGCGTCTCCGTACTCGATGCCGCCGGCCGGGTGGTACGCCGCGCGATCGTCGCCGGTGGTGGGCATCCCGTCCGCAGGGGCACAGCGGTTTACCTGACCGTATTCGGCGGCGCACACCTGTTCAGCCTCACCGGGGGATCCGACGTCTCCCGCCCGGGCACGGCGGCGCCCAGCCGCACGCCCGAGAGCCTGGTCGCTGTCCGGGCGCCAAACGGCCTCTCGGTGCGCTTCGTCGTCCGCACTGGGGAGCTGTCCTGTCAGCTCCTCAGTGCGGGACGCCTGGTGCGCCAATGGGCCTGCGGGGGCGTCAGCACCGGCAGTCCCGAGATCTACCACGGGGACTTTGACGGCGCGTTGACCGTCGCCCTGTCGCCGGACGGGGAGCAGGCCAGTTACGTCCGGGACGGTGCCATCTTCGTTCACGACGGGCGGACAGAGCGCAGGATTCGTGACCTCAAGGGGGGTGAGGTGGTCTACGGCCTGACCTGGGGCCCGGCCGAATTCCGCCTGCCCTGA
- a CDS encoding TolB family protein, with the protein MNRLALALLLLTTASAAPALPQGKLAYLRGFAPWLESRVGALPRELPHSGDVYRLALSPATGDVAYAEATAGRNSPGLPPMRGLLLPPPYAAPQPLPARWRSAPAEWLSWSEAGYTLWAGNADGLLLNWTAPGRAAAPSPDASSSRDGRALAWASGNGVVTAVNGAGERAIFTTGRPQVLLDALGAQRRWPQVASFLRGYNPALARDRGNWRFSLPAVSPDGQAVYFAANLGQGDEDLRNNFTFFVFRFGLRSGGLLALGKFGGHYGETPTLRVSPDGRTLLFVQEAYESAPQQPVTVTALNLATQTARDLTATDRGRGDLNRLDGFCWLPDSRHVAYSVASYRSEDAFREGFELGPGDYTLYVKDVVTGKAVHTVAGATQPGCGPR; encoded by the coding sequence ATGAACAGGCTCGCCCTCGCCCTCCTCCTGCTGACCACCGCCAGCGCCGCCCCCGCCCTCCCCCAGGGAAAGCTCGCGTACCTGCGCGGCTTCGCTCCCTGGCTCGAATCCCGGGTTGGCGCTTTACCCCGCGAACTGCCCCACAGCGGCGACGTGTACCGGCTCGCCCTCTCCCCCGCCACCGGGGACGTGGCCTACGCCGAGGCGACGGCAGGCCGCAACAGCCCGGGGCTGCCCCCGATGCGCGGCCTGCTGCTGCCCCCGCCGTACGCGGCGCCGCAACCCCTGCCCGCGCGCTGGCGCTCAGCGCCGGCCGAATGGCTCTCGTGGTCGGAGGCCGGGTACACCCTGTGGGCGGGCAACGCGGACGGGCTCCTGCTGAACTGGACCGCGCCGGGACGGGCCGCCGCGCCCTCGCCGGACGCCTCCTCCAGCCGGGACGGGCGGGCCCTGGCGTGGGCGAGTGGCAACGGTGTGGTCACTGCGGTCAACGGCGCGGGGGAACGCGCCATCTTCACGACGGGCCGCCCCCAGGTTTTGCTGGACGCGCTCGGTGCGCAGCGCCGCTGGCCGCAGGTCGCGTCCTTCCTGCGGGGGTACAATCCGGCCCTCGCCCGGGACCGGGGGAACTGGCGCTTCAGCCTTCCCGCCGTGTCTCCGGACGGCCAGGCGGTGTACTTCGCCGCGAACCTCGGGCAGGGCGACGAGGACCTGCGCAACAACTTCACCTTCTTCGTCTTCAGGTTCGGTCTGCGGAGCGGCGGTCTCCTCGCCCTCGGCAAGTTCGGTGGGCACTACGGGGAAACGCCGACCCTGCGCGTGTCACCGGACGGCAGGACGCTCCTGTTTGTGCAGGAGGCGTACGAGAGTGCTCCCCAGCAGCCCGTCACGGTGACGGCCCTCAACCTTGCCACCCAGACCGCGCGCGACCTCACGGCGACGGACCGAGGACGGGGGGACTTGAACAGGCTGGACGGCTTCTGCTGGCTGCCGGACAGCCGCCATGTGGCGTACAGCGTGGCGTCCTACCGCAGTGAGGACGCCTTCAGAGAGGGGTTCGAGTTGGGCCCTGGGGACTACACCCTCTATGTCAAGGACGTCGTAACCGGCAAAGCTGTGCACACCGTGGCGGGAGCCACCCAGCCAGGATGCGGCCCCCGTTGA